The window AAGTTGCTTCATGTCTCTCAATTTCGATCCCTTTAGCGTGTCTTCGTATcctataattaataataattataatttatattttatttgcttagatattttcctttaatttttttttaaatataatcaacaAATAATACACTTTTAATTATTTGGTCTATATCTCATCGAGTACACATATAAAGCCAAGGTGGTCTTGAATCTTCTCATACGAAAATTGTGGGATAAAAGTACCTTTATATTCGTTTTTCTACTCTTCTTTTATATACCTTTCAAGTTGTCAAAAGGGCAGAACTGCCAATATTTAGAAGTTAGAAGGGTCTAATCTATCAAATTCTGAAGTTCAGTGACTAGTCGATAACATTGTATAAGCTAATACAAGCACAAATGGGCTGGGCTATATAGCCTACAAACAAGTTGGGTACGGgctttcaaatataataaactgGATTGGGCTGAAACAAAGGTAATAACAAGAGACACAAAGTCAGGTCCATCTCCGGCGATTTATACGGCGCTGACGAACGGCGGCGATCTCCGTAACTTCAGGTTCGTCTTTCTCTAATTTGTTCTGCCAATTGAGTTGTTATTGTTGCAGCTGCTGCTTTTAGGTTCAAATTGAGTTCAgatcgggtcgggtcgggttgagAGTGAATTTGGGTTTCAGAAATAAGGGTttctaaaattttgatttaattaaagCTGCCATGGATACAGTACAATAGGATCTCGATAAATGAATTAATtcgtcaaataaataattttccgGTCTCAAGTACATAGTATTTTTAATctcgataaatgaataaaattttccAATCCCTGGTGTATTTATTTATCAAGGTTTTACTGTATATGTGTCTTAATCTGTTACTCGCTTGTGAAGTGATCATTCAGTAGAATTTATATGtcgaaaaatatttgaattttaatgatGTTCTTTCACTTGGCAGATACAATGAAGCATATTGTGAAAATTATGTCATTGTTGGTAGTGATGTTAGCCGTCTGGGTGGGATTATTGCAGGCGTCGATTGTTCCACATAGTTATACTTGGTTGGTGAGCTAACCGCTTTATATAAGCCATTCGGAACATCTGTGTTTGTttgctttttttctttttcagttATTTCTTCGGATATGGTTTAACAATTTACAATGGCTTGTGTTATATTTCCCAGCTACCAATATACTCTATAGTGTCACTGGGATGCTATGGTCTGTTAATGGTTGGAGTCGGTCTAATGCAGTTTCCAACTTGTCCGCAAGAGTCCGTCTTGTTACAGAAGGTATCCCTCCTTACATTTTATCTGCACATTAActgtgatactccctccgtccaatTCGTTTTGTCCATCAATCATAACTCACGTTTTTACCaatttactaaaaatatatttatttttttataaaatctacACTCAGATAATACCATAGTTGTGCAATCTTAACATATTTTGAGCTTAATTTACCTTTAATATTGAATGTTGATAATTTTTTGGGAGAAGTAAAATAGGAATAATGGTGAAAatgaatgggacggagggagtctTAGACAGATGAACCCCTAAAACTTAatttctctgttttttttttcatgatcTCTAAGACAAGCTTGATGTGTACTAAATTAACAACTaaagttttaattgtttttttccTCTTGTGTTCGCACagaaaatttcataatattcaCGCATTTATAAACATCACACTTTCAATTTATGAGGAATTATGTGGAGTCCTGGTTTCAACCTTTGTGCATAGGAAAGCGAAAAGCCCACACTAGTGTGatctttgtatattatatatttataatgctATAGTAATGATTTGGTTCTTTCCTAAGGAGTTGCCTTTAACTGGTTTTTGTTTAGGACATAGCTGAGGCGAAGGAATTCCTGAAGAAACAAGGGGTAGATGTGAGTTCTGACTGACTAGGATTACTATCATTCGTTCTGGAAGCAACAAAGTTCACAACTCAATTACAAATTATGGTGATTTCGACTTCTGATTGCATTGTTTTCTCCCACTGCCAGAATTCACATATTAATTAAGGAATGTT of the Daucus carota subsp. sativus chromosome 4, DH1 v3.0, whole genome shotgun sequence genome contains:
- the LOC108216665 gene encoding dolichol-phosphate mannose synthase subunit 3-like, which produces MKHIVKIMSLLVVMLAVWVGLLQASIVPHSYTWLLPIYSIVSLGCYGLLMVGVGLMQFPTCPQESVLLQKDIAEAKEFLKKQGVDVSSD